The following nucleotide sequence is from Paenibacillus odorifer.
CTTCTAACGTCCGGTCCGCTACATAAATTGAAATCCCCAGCATTGAAATCACCTCAGTATTTCTGATCAGTTATTCCTGTTCTGCCATAGCCTCTTTTGGAGTACCGAATAAATAAGTAGCGATAAATCCACCAGCGTAAGCTGCAATTAACCCTAATACATATTTCAACCATAATCCATTAGCAATCAATGGAATCAATGCAACTCCAGATGGCCCAATAGCAATCGCTCCAACATTACCGAATAAACCAATGACCGCGCCCCCAATACCTCCGCCAATACAAGCTGTAATGAAAGGACGTCCTAACGGTAAAGTTACCCCATAAATCAATGGCTCACCGATTCCCAGAATACCAACTGGAAGCGCACCTTTAATCATGTTTGTTAATGATTTATTCTTTTTGCAACGAATCCATAAGGCAATGGATGCCCCTACTTGACCCGCACCAGCCATAGCAAGCATCGGAAGTAATAACGTCATCCCTGAACTATTGATCATCTCAATATGAATCGGCGTCAATACCTGATGCAGCCCTAACATAACAAGTGGTAAAAACGCTGTCCCTAATACAAAACCTGAGAATGCACCACCAACTTCTATCGTCCAGTTAATCGCTCCGATTAAGTTATTAGAAATAAATCCAGCGAATGGCATGATGAAAAATATAGTTATCAGGCCCACAACTAGCAAGGCTATTGTAGGTGTAACGATAATATCAATCGCATCCGGAATCACTTTACGCAAATATTTTTCAACGATTGATAAAATCCATACTGCGATTAGGACACCAATGACCCCGCCTTGCCCTGGTGTTAAAGGTGCGCCCGTAAATATATTATGAATGGGCAGTTCAGCTGTAACCCCTGTTAAAAGCGTTATCCCACCGATCACTCCGCCAAGAGCAGGAGTAGCTCCAAATTCTTTAGCTGCATTGATGCCGACATAAATCACTAAGTAACTAAAAATCGCATTTTTAATTACATTTAATATCGTCACATATTGCTGCCAAGTTGTGGCATCTAAGTTGCCTGCTGTAATATTGTTGGCTAGAATCGAGCCGATACCTGCAATTAAACCAGCTCCAACGAATGCAGGAATCAGGGGGATGAAAATATTACCTATTTTCCGCAAAAAGTTTTTGAAGGGTGTATCATTCTTCTTTTTAAGTTGTGCTTTCATTTCTGCGCCTTTAGCTTGTAATTGTTCAGCCGAAGCTGAACTTTTACCCTCTAAGACACTTTCTTCTAACACTTTACCAAATTCTTCGGCTACTTTGGTCACGACCCCTGGTCCGAGAATGATTTGATAGGTTTCGTCATCTACTACCCCTAGAACCCCATCCATTTTTTTCAATTCCGCTTCAGCGATTTGACTGCGATCAACCACAGTTACACGAAGACGAGTCATGCAATGGGTATATTCGGATACATTTGAACTGCCACCAATAGCCCCTAATATTTTGACCGCTAAATCATGATATTTACTCATGTTTATACCCCCTTCTTACTTTCGTATTATTTTATTGCCTGACGGACAAACCCTTGTGATTCCTCCAAACGTTGTATAGCTTCTTCTTTAGAAAGCCCGGCAAGAATCATCACAATGGCAATTTTTGGTTTATGATCTGCTTTCTTCAGATAATCTTCTGCTGTTACAGCATCACAATCTGTCGCATCCATAACAATACGTTTAGCACGTTCTACAAGCTTTTCATTGGTTAACTGTACATCGACCATTAAATTTCCATATACTTTTCCCGTTCCAATCATCGAAGCTGTTGAAAGCATATTGCAAATTAATTTTTGAGAGCTTCCAGCTTTTAAACGTGTTGATCCTGTTAACACTTCCGGTCCGTTTACAACTTCAATCGCAATCTTGGCAACTTTACCAATCGCTGAATCTTTGTTGCAACTCACGGCTACAGTAGGTGTTCCAATAGAATTGGCATATTCTAATCCGCCTATAACATAAGGCGTGCGTCCGCTAGCGGCAATTCCTACGACAACATCTTTGGCGGTCAGCTTAATATCTTGTAAATCTTGCACTCCTAATTGTTCATTGTCCTCCGCACCTTCAACCGCTTTAATAAACGCTCTTTCTCCACCAGCAATTAGCCCAACGACCTCTTCAGGTGCTGTTCCAAATGTAGGTGGACATTCAACAGCATCTAGCAAGCCGATACGTCCACTCGTTCCAGCTCCCATGTAAATTAAGCGCCCACCCTCTTTAATCGCCATTGTAATTACTTCTACTGCTTTGGCAATTTGCGGAATCTCTTGTTTAACAGCTTGTGCAACCTTCTGATCTTCTTCATTCATCACTTCCAGAAGCTCAAGTGGTGTTAATTCATCCAAGTTCATTGTCTTCTTATTGCGAGTCTCTGTTGTCAAATGTTCTAACATGATTTTCATCATCATCCTTTTCCGTATATGAAATCGCTTTCTAATTGAAGGATAACATTTCTGAAATATTATTTCAACATTATTTTATTTCTATTAAAACAAAGTGTCAAAACTCTGAAACTATCTCTACTCAAAACAAACGTCTTCAATGCCTGAAAAATATTAAGCGGTATCATAAGTATGAAGCGTGGTTTTTTTGCGAAAAATTTCAAAAGTACTTTATAATGTAGATACTGTTATGTTATGGAGGGAAATAAATGGCAAGTCGTAAATGGGTATTAATCATAGACGATGAAGATGATTTAGCGCGTCTAATGAAGGCTGTTTTACATAAAGAAGGTGTTCCAGACGTTGTAACTGCCGGGACCGTTGCAGAGGGTTGGGACAAGTTCCAGGAGTATAATCCTGAGCTTATATTGCTAGATATTATGCTCCCAGATGGAGAAGGATATGACTTATGCAGAAAAATTCGGGAAACATCAAATGCACCCATCTTATTTATGTCTGCAAAAGACGAGGAAATTAATAAGCTGTTAGGACTGGCGATAGGTGGCGATGATTATATTACTAAACCGTTCAGTCCGAAAGAAGTCGCTTATCGGGTAAAGGCACAACTGAGAAGAGCTGGCTTTACAGAAGAAAAAAAGGCTCCGAAAAGCTTACAAGCTGGCCCCTTTGAGCTTAGTGCCAATGAGACAGAATTAAAAAAGAATGGCGAGGTCCTCGTGCTAACCGCCAAAGAAGTCGGTTTAATGAGCTGTTTTATGCATCATCCCAATCAGATTCTAAGCAAAGAAACCTTGTTTGGACAGGTATGGGGTGAAGATTTTTTTGGTTCCGATAATACAGTGATGGTACATATTCGGCGATTACGTGAAAAAATTGAGGCCGACCCTTCAAATCCTTCCTTTATTTTGACGGTTAAAGGGTTAGGTTATAAATTACATACCAAGGAGTGAGACTAGTTGAAATGGAAATTGACACTCCGCTTTTTAAGATCGGTTATGACTATTGTTGTGATCGTTGGTATTGTAAACGCGATTTTGTTCCTTTCCCTATTCTTTATAAAGGTAAATAATAATAACTTTGGCACTGAAGAAGCATCTGCAGAAACCTTTAGCCGAACCTTTTCACAATACGTAGAACTACAGGCTGGCAAACCTGTTGTGAACGAAGAAGGTCTCAAAAAACTACAAGAAATGAGCGCCTGGGTACAATTCTTGAATGACCAAGGGGAGCAAGCAGCAGCCTTTTATACCCCTGAAGAATTGAAAACAGAGTATTCTCCTATTGAAATTGTCCAAATGTATAAATATAAAGAATTAGATGCACGCACGACGGTTTTTGTCAGCGAAGCCCAAAATTTCAGTTACTTTTTAGGGATTAATAATCCTAAAATAGGCCGCTACGTAATGACCTATGACTACGCTAAAATTTTCAAAGATGTTAATGTTTTTCTTTCCATTTTTTTAATCGTTGATGTGCTTATTGTAATCATCATTGGATTTCTATTTGGGAAAAAGTTAACTGCACCCCTTCATACATTAATAGAGGGTATTCAACAGCTCAGGGAACGACGTTTTAAGAAAATGCCTACTCCCAAAGGTGTTTATGAAGATGTTTTTCGTAATATGAATGAACTATCTGAAAAGCTCGATCGGCATGAAGAGGAGCGTAAACGTCTCGATCAAATGCGTGAGGAATGGATTAGCAATGTTTCACATGACATGAAAACACCACTTGCTTCTATTCAAGGTTATGCAGAATTTATTAACGACAGTGCCACAGATTTAACAGCCCAAGAATTACAGGAATACACGTCAATTATCAAAAGTAAATCGATGTATATGAAAGATCTGTTAGATGACCTCAATTTAACAACACGTTTACGTAATCACCAGCTATCCCTGCAATTTGAAGAGGTGAATCTCGTTCAGTTTCTACGAGAAATGACGATTGAACTTTTAAATGACCCGACCTTTGGTGAACGGCAGATAGAGTTTGAGGCGAATGTGGCTAAAGCAATGCATAAAGTAGATAAAAAGTTACTAAAACGAGCGATCCTTAACTTGATCTACAACGCGCTGGTGCATAACGATGAAAATGTCGTGGTGAAGATTCGAGTGGATACAGGTCCCGAATGTCATACCCAAATTTCGATTTCTGATAATGGCCAGGGTATTCCGGCTAAAGATCTGGAACAGGTTTTCGAACGCTACTATCGGGGTACAAACACAACGAGCAAGCATGGAACTGGGTTAGGAATGGCCATCGCCAGAGATATTATTTGGGCTCATGAGGGGAAACTCGATTTGACGAGCGATGAAAATACCGGTACCACCATTACTATACTTTTATAATACAGATGACTTACTTACTCATTAGGCAGAGAAAAGGGCTGT
It contains:
- a CDS encoding PTS transporter subunit EIIC → MSKYHDLAVKILGAIGGSSNVSEYTHCMTRLRVTVVDRSQIAEAELKKMDGVLGVVDDETYQIILGPGVVTKVAEEFGKVLEESVLEGKSSASAEQLQAKGAEMKAQLKKKNDTPFKNFLRKIGNIFIPLIPAFVGAGLIAGIGSILANNITAGNLDATTWQQYVTILNVIKNAIFSYLVIYVGINAAKEFGATPALGGVIGGITLLTGVTAELPIHNIFTGAPLTPGQGGVIGVLIAVWILSIVEKYLRKVIPDAIDIIVTPTIALLVVGLITIFFIMPFAGFISNNLIGAINWTIEVGGAFSGFVLGTAFLPLVMLGLHQVLTPIHIEMINSSGMTLLLPMLAMAGAGQVGASIALWIRCKKNKSLTNMIKGALPVGILGIGEPLIYGVTLPLGRPFITACIGGGIGGAVIGLFGNVGAIAIGPSGVALIPLIANGLWLKYVLGLIAAYAGGFIATYLFGTPKEAMAEQE
- a CDS encoding sensor histidine kinase, with the translated sequence MKWKLTLRFLRSVMTIVVIVGIVNAILFLSLFFIKVNNNNFGTEEASAETFSRTFSQYVELQAGKPVVNEEGLKKLQEMSAWVQFLNDQGEQAAAFYTPEELKTEYSPIEIVQMYKYKELDARTTVFVSEAQNFSYFLGINNPKIGRYVMTYDYAKIFKDVNVFLSIFLIVDVLIVIIIGFLFGKKLTAPLHTLIEGIQQLRERRFKKMPTPKGVYEDVFRNMNELSEKLDRHEEERKRLDQMREEWISNVSHDMKTPLASIQGYAEFINDSATDLTAQELQEYTSIIKSKSMYMKDLLDDLNLTTRLRNHQLSLQFEEVNLVQFLREMTIELLNDPTFGERQIEFEANVAKAMHKVDKKLLKRAILNLIYNALVHNDENVVVKIRVDTGPECHTQISISDNGQGIPAKDLEQVFERYYRGTNTTSKHGTGLGMAIARDIIWAHEGKLDLTSDENTGTTITILL
- a CDS encoding response regulator transcription factor produces the protein MASRKWVLIIDDEDDLARLMKAVLHKEGVPDVVTAGTVAEGWDKFQEYNPELILLDIMLPDGEGYDLCRKIRETSNAPILFMSAKDEEINKLLGLAIGGDDYITKPFSPKEVAYRVKAQLRRAGFTEEKKAPKSLQAGPFELSANETELKKNGEVLVLTAKEVGLMSCFMHHPNQILSKETLFGQVWGEDFFGSDNTVMVHIRRLREKIEADPSNPSFILTVKGLGYKLHTKE
- the murQ gene encoding N-acetylmuramic acid 6-phosphate etherase is translated as MLEHLTTETRNKKTMNLDELTPLELLEVMNEEDQKVAQAVKQEIPQIAKAVEVITMAIKEGGRLIYMGAGTSGRIGLLDAVECPPTFGTAPEEVVGLIAGGERAFIKAVEGAEDNEQLGVQDLQDIKLTAKDVVVGIAASGRTPYVIGGLEYANSIGTPTVAVSCNKDSAIGKVAKIAIEVVNGPEVLTGSTRLKAGSSQKLICNMLSTASMIGTGKVYGNLMVDVQLTNEKLVERAKRIVMDATDCDAVTAEDYLKKADHKPKIAIVMILAGLSKEEAIQRLEESQGFVRQAIK